In a single window of the Streptomyces sp. NBC_00094 genome:
- a CDS encoding acyl-CoA dehydrogenase family protein has product MSQFADELRSLVDDLAASGKPDLWDSLVELDLPRVGIAEEEGGSGGSLDDLLVVVESLAGHGIGVPIVEASTADWILSHAGNLVDGLTTVLLLDEKPESTSGTLIAELTAVPWARDAARLVLCAPGTAPLVVDLAHASVTVRPVDNIAGEPRDTVLLAGTPVTVVAGAPEHAEVRERLALLWSAAVLGAAHGAYRLTRTYVSEREQFGAPLLRIPAVAGNLARMRVQLVQADAALALAREAAPDTGAAEIVRITTAAAATEIAQIAHQLHGAMGITEEYPLHRLTRRLWAWRDAVASERHWAESLGRRAAEAGEAGVWTRITATAAAIDREG; this is encoded by the coding sequence ATGAGCCAGTTCGCCGACGAACTGCGCAGTCTGGTCGACGACCTGGCCGCGTCCGGCAAGCCCGACCTGTGGGACAGCCTGGTCGAGCTCGACCTGCCCCGGGTCGGCATCGCCGAGGAGGAGGGCGGCTCCGGCGGCTCCCTCGACGATCTGCTCGTGGTGGTCGAGTCCCTCGCCGGACACGGCATCGGCGTACCGATCGTCGAGGCATCCACCGCGGACTGGATCCTCAGCCACGCCGGGAACCTCGTCGACGGCCTCACCACGGTCCTGCTGCTCGACGAGAAGCCCGAGAGCACGTCGGGCACCCTCATCGCCGAGCTGACGGCCGTGCCGTGGGCCCGCGACGCCGCACGCCTGGTGCTGTGCGCGCCCGGCACCGCGCCGCTCGTCGTCGACCTCGCCCATGCCTCGGTCACCGTGCGGCCCGTGGACAACATCGCCGGGGAGCCCCGCGACACCGTGCTCCTCGCGGGCACGCCCGTCACCGTCGTAGCGGGTGCGCCGGAGCACGCCGAGGTCCGCGAGCGCCTCGCCCTCCTCTGGTCGGCCGCCGTGCTCGGTGCCGCGCACGGCGCGTACCGACTCACCAGGACGTACGTCTCCGAGCGCGAGCAGTTCGGCGCGCCCCTGCTCAGGATCCCGGCCGTCGCGGGCAACCTCGCCCGGATGCGCGTCCAACTCGTCCAGGCCGACGCCGCCCTCGCCCTGGCCCGAGAGGCCGCCCCGGACACTGGCGCCGCCGAGATCGTGCGGATCACCACGGCCGCCGCCGCCACCGAGATCGCCCAGATCGCGCACCAGCTGCACGGCGCCATGGGCATCACCGAGGAGTACCCGCTGCACCGGCTCACCCGCCGCCTCTGGGCCTGGCGCGACGCCGTCGCCTCCGAGCGGCACTGGGCCGAGAGCCTCGGCCGGCGCGCGGCGGAGGCCGGCGAGGCCGGCGTATGGACCCGGATCACCGCCACCGCTGCCGCCATCGACCGTGAGGGATGA
- a CDS encoding alkyl sulfatase dimerization domain-containing protein, translated as MPDMPELDWDDTTDQANATRGLIDKLEPCVVRNEAGRVVWDNDRWDFLNKDECPDTVHPSLWRQSRLNTAQGLFEVAPGIYQVRGLDVSNMTIIEGETGVVVVDPLTSKEVAAEGLGLYTRNRGERPVKAVIYTHSHGDHFGGVLGVTTHAEVEAGECAVIAPDGFMDHAVSENVFAGPAMLRRAVYMYGRSLPVGPEASVGFGLGQALSTGTVGLIAPTLSITATGQELVLDRVRLVFQLTPDTEAPSEMNFYLPDHRVLLIAENVNHSLHNVLTLRGAQVRDAHAWASYITESIQLFDGAEILVGSHNWPTWGHDEVMRMLTQQRDAYAYLHDQTVRLMNQGLTGPEIAEEIRSFPGELGKAWSVRGYYGSLSHNVKAVYQRYMGWYDGNPAHLWQHPPVEQARRYVAAIGGADATVASAREAFEAGDLRWAAELLNHVLFSEPEHTEARELQAETYERLGFGQENGTWRNIYLTGAKELREAGQERRRTGAPGKESVDMLAALSTRQLFESMAVRLDGPRAAAHRLLLRWEFTDTDEVWTLLVGNGVLTPMRGDAPGAEAPQLILRLERSTLDRILAQHTSFPESIGSGAVTVEGDVTVLATFHGLLEKPARNFPIVLP; from the coding sequence ATGCCTGACATGCCCGAACTCGACTGGGACGACACGACCGACCAGGCCAACGCGACCCGTGGCCTGATCGACAAACTGGAGCCCTGCGTCGTGCGCAACGAAGCGGGCCGGGTCGTCTGGGACAACGACCGCTGGGACTTCCTGAACAAGGACGAGTGCCCCGACACCGTCCACCCGAGCCTGTGGCGACAGAGCCGGCTCAACACCGCCCAGGGCCTCTTCGAGGTCGCGCCCGGGATCTACCAGGTCCGCGGCCTCGACGTCTCCAACATGACGATCATCGAGGGCGAGACCGGCGTGGTCGTCGTCGACCCGCTGACGTCCAAAGAGGTCGCCGCCGAAGGCCTCGGGCTGTACACCCGCAACCGCGGTGAGCGCCCGGTGAAGGCCGTGATCTACACGCACAGCCACGGCGACCACTTCGGCGGCGTCCTCGGCGTCACCACCCACGCGGAGGTCGAGGCGGGCGAATGCGCCGTCATCGCGCCCGACGGGTTCATGGACCACGCCGTCAGCGAGAACGTCTTCGCGGGACCGGCGATGCTGCGCCGCGCCGTCTACATGTACGGCCGCTCGCTGCCGGTCGGCCCCGAGGCGTCGGTCGGATTCGGTCTCGGACAGGCCCTGTCCACCGGCACCGTCGGCCTGATCGCACCGACACTGAGCATCACGGCGACGGGTCAGGAGCTCGTCCTGGACCGAGTCCGGCTGGTCTTCCAGCTGACGCCGGACACCGAGGCCCCCTCGGAGATGAACTTCTACCTGCCGGACCACCGCGTCCTGCTCATCGCCGAGAACGTCAACCACTCGCTGCACAACGTCCTCACACTGCGCGGCGCCCAGGTCCGCGACGCCCACGCCTGGGCGTCGTACATCACCGAATCGATCCAGCTGTTCGACGGGGCCGAGATCCTCGTCGGCTCCCACAACTGGCCGACGTGGGGCCACGACGAGGTGATGCGGATGCTCACCCAGCAGCGTGACGCCTACGCCTATCTCCACGACCAGACCGTCCGGCTGATGAACCAGGGTTTGACGGGGCCCGAGATCGCCGAGGAGATCCGGTCCTTCCCCGGCGAGCTGGGCAAGGCCTGGAGCGTGCGCGGCTACTACGGCTCCCTCAGCCACAACGTCAAGGCGGTCTACCAGCGCTACATGGGCTGGTACGACGGGAACCCGGCGCACCTGTGGCAGCACCCGCCGGTCGAGCAGGCCAGGCGGTACGTCGCCGCCATCGGCGGAGCGGACGCCACCGTCGCCTCCGCCCGTGAGGCGTTCGAGGCCGGCGACCTGCGCTGGGCCGCCGAACTGCTCAACCATGTGCTGTTCTCCGAGCCCGAACACACCGAGGCACGGGAACTGCAGGCGGAGACGTACGAGCGGCTGGGCTTCGGCCAGGAGAACGGCACCTGGCGCAACATCTACCTCACCGGAGCCAAGGAGCTGCGCGAGGCCGGTCAGGAGAGGCGCCGGACCGGAGCCCCCGGCAAGGAGAGCGTCGACATGCTGGCGGCGCTCTCCACCCGGCAGCTGTTCGAGTCGATGGCGGTCCGGCTCGACGGACCGCGGGCGGCCGCCCACCGGCTGCTGTTGCGATGGGAGTTCACCGACACCGACGAGGTATGGACGCTCCTGGTCGGCAACGGAGTGCTCACCCCGATGCGGGGCGACGCACCCGGCGCGGAGGCTCCGCAGCTGATCCTCCGCCTGGAACGGTCCACGCTGGACCGGATCCTGGCCCAGCACACCTCCTTCCCGGAGTCGATCGGCTCCGGCGCCGTCACAGTAGAGGGCGATGTCACCGTGCTCGCGACCTTCCACGGCCTGCTGGAGAAGCCGGCGCGCAACTTCCCGATCGTGCTGCCGTAA
- a CDS encoding enoyl-CoA hydratase/isomerase family protein — translation MADLEYTVRDGIATVLLNRPERKNAFTIDMVHAWADALTDAQVDPEVRVIVVTGAGDSFCSGVDLSAFKGEQRAPLGEKELLTQNVHRVALALEDVDKPVIAAVTGPAVGAGMDMALLCDLRFAGRRARFSEGYIKVGLVPGDGGCWLLPRAVGTSTALRMLWTGDFVGAEEALRIGLVDEVHEEEDLMDAVYAYAARLAERPPVAIRTIKRAVRQGARHDLRTALDLISSHMAVITSTQDSQEAFAAFQEKRPGVFTGR, via the coding sequence ATGGCCGATCTCGAGTACACGGTCCGCGACGGGATCGCGACCGTCCTCCTCAACCGCCCCGAGCGCAAGAACGCCTTCACCATCGACATGGTGCACGCCTGGGCCGACGCCCTGACGGACGCGCAGGTCGACCCCGAGGTGCGCGTCATCGTCGTCACCGGAGCCGGCGACTCCTTCTGCTCCGGCGTCGACCTCTCCGCCTTCAAGGGGGAGCAGCGGGCGCCACTGGGGGAGAAGGAACTCCTCACGCAGAACGTGCACCGCGTCGCGCTGGCCCTCGAAGACGTCGACAAGCCGGTCATCGCCGCCGTCACCGGCCCCGCCGTCGGCGCCGGAATGGACATGGCGCTCCTGTGCGACCTGCGCTTCGCCGGCCGCAGAGCCCGCTTCTCCGAGGGCTACATCAAGGTCGGCCTGGTCCCCGGCGACGGCGGCTGCTGGCTCCTGCCCCGCGCCGTCGGCACCTCCACCGCGCTGCGGATGCTGTGGACCGGCGACTTCGTCGGCGCCGAAGAGGCGCTGCGCATCGGCCTGGTGGACGAGGTGCACGAGGAAGAGGACCTGATGGACGCGGTGTACGCCTACGCCGCCCGGCTCGCCGAACGGCCGCCGGTCGCGATCCGCACCATCAAGCGCGCGGTCCGTCAGGGCGCACGCCATGACCTGCGGACCGCACTCGACCTGATCTCGTCCCACATGGCCGTCATCACCTCCACCCAGGACTCGCAGGAGGCGTTCGCGGCCTTTCAGGAGAAGCGCCCCGGCGTCTTCACCGGCCGCTGA
- a CDS encoding acyl-CoA dehydrogenase family protein has protein sequence MDHTPGTDSCAALRAQVRELTAEWRDAGRYTPRSDSWLRSFDLEFSKELAARGLIAMTYPEEFGGAGRTNVERLAVTEELLRAGAPVAAHWIGDRQIGPAILRHGTRALQEEIVPRIASGEAVFCLGMSEPEAGSDLASVRTTAERVEGGWLVNGHKIWTTQAHHATHAYLLARTSREERKHDGLSEFVLDMDAEGVSVTPIVDLAGEHHFNEVRFENVLVPAHRLIGEAGKGWKQVVEQLSFERGGAERALSSYPVFVELIAAAARDEGDRELHALLGSLVARLAVLRRLCFEVAGAMDAGQAPVQQAAALKFLGNAFEHDVIEALRRTDLCQDPAFDSAFGQALLASPAFSLRGGAAEVLLSLIARQEARS, from the coding sequence ATGGACCACACCCCGGGAACGGACTCCTGCGCCGCACTGCGCGCGCAGGTCCGCGAGCTGACCGCCGAGTGGCGGGACGCCGGACGCTACACCCCGCGCAGCGACTCCTGGCTGCGCTCCTTCGACCTGGAGTTCAGCAAGGAACTCGCCGCCCGCGGGCTCATCGCCATGACGTACCCGGAGGAGTTCGGCGGCGCCGGGCGCACCAACGTCGAACGGCTCGCCGTGACCGAGGAGCTGCTCCGCGCGGGCGCCCCGGTCGCCGCGCACTGGATCGGCGACCGGCAGATCGGGCCGGCGATCCTGCGCCACGGCACGCGCGCGCTCCAGGAGGAGATCGTGCCGAGGATCGCTTCTGGCGAGGCCGTGTTCTGCCTGGGCATGAGTGAGCCGGAAGCCGGCTCGGACCTGGCCTCGGTGAGGACCACCGCGGAGCGGGTCGAGGGCGGCTGGCTGGTCAACGGCCATAAAATCTGGACGACTCAGGCCCACCACGCCACCCACGCCTATCTGCTGGCCCGTACCTCGCGTGAGGAGCGCAAGCACGACGGGCTCAGCGAGTTCGTCCTCGACATGGACGCCGAGGGCGTGTCGGTCACCCCGATCGTCGACCTCGCGGGCGAGCACCACTTCAACGAGGTGCGCTTCGAGAACGTCCTCGTGCCCGCCCACCGGCTCATCGGTGAGGCCGGCAAGGGCTGGAAGCAGGTCGTCGAGCAGCTCTCCTTCGAGCGCGGCGGCGCCGAGCGCGCCCTGTCCAGCTACCCCGTCTTCGTGGAGCTGATCGCCGCGGCCGCCCGCGACGAGGGCGACCGCGAGCTGCACGCGCTGCTCGGCTCCCTCGTCGCCCGCCTCGCGGTCCTCCGCCGGCTCTGCTTCGAGGTCGCCGGTGCCATGGACGCGGGCCAGGCCCCGGTCCAGCAGGCCGCGGCCCTGAAGTTCCTCGGCAACGCCTTCGAGCACGACGTCATCGAGGCGCTGCGCCGCACCGACCTGTGCCAGGACCCCGCCTTCGACTCCGCCTTCGGCCAGGCGCTGCTCGCCTCCCCGGCCTTCAGCCTGCGCGGCGGCGCGGCCGAGGTCCTGCTCTCCCTCATCGCCCGCCAGGAGGCCCGTTCATGA